In Synechococcus sp. KORDI-52, one genomic interval encodes:
- a CDS encoding GGDEF domain-containing protein yields MIFKRLPNFIKSEASAGPAARIIASLAPITLVLSAGMLSINSLRQQYIFTSKEIQGIDDIEFLIHLKTLLKEARGLRQFSATMPGQDLLLHRQSHSHSDWSNKLGHSIDKHEHTEHSDPSAEAVSSKNITINSLIAQNRAAVAEILSSREWLSIKRRYGFHRGDIKVELVRQPEDKGFSFEKDFQQYTDRINELDEYFGIVADRSNLILDPEIDTYYLTLLTTSTLPSIADLIALSRGQRVDYDLRKKTSQMNTDKKNEVFLRLSNLLDYQLSSLNRTINILGYASPESYKSLKINRLNLVDKINDLSFGIRSKDSMGFDAAVEHWNESTQLLELLQSIQFNGMSVLRWRLEERRRNIGLEILLISILLLTGSLIIFFVNNRLFGRLANALTDIKMLANTDSLTKLLSRRSLPHLYQRAITGEDSNSEGIGLCIFDVDYFKLFNDNYGHLEGDDALVKVATFVKDSLLRQTDYAFRFGGEEFLIILSSSSLKKFEYFLQSIRRGIENLQIKHKASSTSDYLTVSMGGVYIPQRSSEIKLDVALLQADRELYKVKQSSRNAVSITTLTDKMASELKKELDCNTDRRTG; encoded by the coding sequence TTGATTTTTAAGCGACTGCCAAACTTTATCAAGAGTGAAGCATCGGCTGGGCCTGCCGCACGAATCATTGCTTCATTAGCACCAATAACATTAGTGCTATCAGCAGGAATGCTTTCAATCAATTCATTACGCCAACAGTATATTTTTACATCTAAAGAGATACAGGGAATCGATGATATTGAATTCCTGATTCACTTGAAAACATTACTAAAAGAGGCCCGGGGGTTAAGACAGTTCTCTGCCACGATGCCCGGACAGGATCTTCTGCTCCATAGACAAAGCCACAGCCATAGCGATTGGTCAAACAAACTTGGGCATTCAATCGACAAACATGAGCACACAGAACACTCCGACCCTTCAGCAGAAGCCGTAAGCTCAAAGAACATAACGATCAATTCACTCATTGCTCAAAACAGAGCTGCTGTAGCCGAAATCCTTTCTTCTCGTGAATGGCTTTCAATCAAAAGACGCTATGGCTTCCACAGGGGTGACATCAAAGTGGAACTTGTTAGACAACCAGAAGACAAAGGGTTTTCCTTTGAGAAAGATTTTCAACAATACACAGACCGGATCAATGAGCTGGATGAATACTTTGGAATTGTTGCCGATCGCTCAAATTTAATCTTAGACCCTGAGATTGACACCTACTATTTAACATTGTTAACAACATCAACCCTTCCATCAATTGCCGATCTAATCGCCCTTAGTCGAGGCCAGCGCGTGGACTACGACCTGAGAAAGAAAACCTCACAAATGAATACAGACAAGAAAAACGAAGTTTTTCTAAGATTAAGCAATTTGCTTGACTATCAACTGAGTTCTCTCAATCGAACGATTAATATTCTCGGTTACGCGTCCCCAGAATCATATAAATCTCTGAAAATCAACCGTCTTAATCTTGTCGACAAAATCAATGACCTGAGTTTTGGAATCAGATCAAAAGACTCAATGGGCTTTGATGCTGCAGTGGAGCACTGGAACGAATCAACTCAATTGCTTGAATTGCTGCAGAGCATTCAGTTCAATGGAATGTCAGTCCTTAGATGGAGGCTTGAAGAGAGACGCAGAAATATTGGACTGGAAATCCTATTAATTTCCATACTTTTACTGACAGGAAGTTTAATAATCTTCTTTGTCAATAATCGTCTATTTGGACGGCTTGCCAATGCGCTTACAGACATCAAAATGCTTGCCAATACGGATTCATTAACCAAGCTGTTATCAAGACGTAGCTTGCCTCATTTATATCAACGCGCAATAACAGGCGAGGATAGCAATTCTGAAGGCATTGGTCTTTGCATCTTTGATGTTGACTACTTTAAATTATTTAATGATAACTATGGTCACCTTGAAGGCGATGACGCCTTGGTTAAGGTCGCCACTTTTGTAAAAGATTCACTCCTAAGACAAACAGACTATGCATTTCGTTTTGGAGGCGAAGAATTTTTAATCATATTAAGCTCTTCCAGTCTTAAAAAATTCGAATATTTTTTACAAAGTATTCGCAGAGGCATTGAAAACCTCCAAATCAAGCACAAAGCAAGCAGTACTTCAGACTATCTCACGGTTTCGATGGGGGGGGTTTACATCCCACAAAGATCATCTGAGATCAAGCTTGACGTAGCTCTTCTGCAAGCAGATCGAGAACTTTACAAAGTAAAGCAAAGCTCAAGAAATGCAGTTTCGATTACAACATTGACCGACAAGATGGCGTCTGAGCTAAAAAAAGAGCTGGACTGCAATACAGACCGCCGTACAGGTTGA